The DNA region TAAATTTAGCAATATTAGTGATATTAAGCCTTATTCTGGAGCTTATCTATACGATATATATTCGCTTTTTCAAAATAAAATAATAGATGGAAATTTTTATAATTGGTTTGTTGAAAATTATGGTGAACAAAGTGTTTATGCTGAAATTTATGAAGATGTTTTAAATGAATTTGAAGAAGAAAAAGAAAAATTTGGATATGTTGATTTTAATGATTTGCTTTTAAAAATGAAACGCGAGCTTAAAAAAGGAGCTCCTTTAAATTTTAGCGAAATATTAGTTGATGAATATCAAGACACAAACTCACTTCAGGGAAGCTTAATTGATTCTTTTAATACAAAAAGTTTATTTTGTGTTGGAGATTACGATCAAAGTATTTATGCATTTAATGGGGCAAATATTGATATAATTGCTTCATTTAAGACTCGTTATGAAAATGCTAAAATTTATGCTTTAAATGTTAATTATCGCTCTACAAAAGGCATTTTAGCACTTGCAAATAAGGTAATTGAAAACAATCCAAGACTTTACGAAAAACATTTAAGCGTAAATAGAGATGGTGAGTTTAAGAATCCTAGACTTTTAGTATTTGATGAAATTTATACTCAATACTCAAAAATTGCCGATATGATAAAATCTTCTAAATTTGAAAAAACAAATATTGCTGTTATTTTTAGAAATAACTCAAGTGCCGATGGTATTGAGGCTAGCTTAAGAGAAAGAGGCATTGCTTCAAAAAGAAAAGGAGGTATTAGTTTTTTTGAGAACAGAGAAATAAAATCTTTGATAAATTTTATAGGAATTTTAATTAATCCAAAAGATATTATGGCTTTTATGCAGATTTTTGAGTATGCAAAAGGTGTTGGTACAGCTGTTTCAAAAGAGGTTTATGATGCACTAAATTCTCTTGGAAAAGGAAATATAATAAGAGGATTTTTAAATCCAGATAAAGAAGCAAAAATTTATGAAGCAAAAAAGAAAAACTATCAACTTGGACTTTTTGATGATTTAGATATTTTTGATGAAGTTTCAAGGTTTGATGAAGTAAAAATAAATCAAAATTTTATAAAAAATCCAGTGCTTAAATATGCAAAATTAAGCAATAGTGCAGCTTATATGCTAAGTGAAATTTATAATCTTTTATTAAAAACAACAAATATAAACTCATCAAGAGAAATTCTAAAAGACATAGTTTATTCTAATGCTTTTGCCATAATTGTAGATGATATTGCTACAAAAAGAGCAACCTTAAAAAGTGGTAAGGTTGATGAAGAGTTAAAAAAAGAAAATATTCAAAAAATTTATCAAAAATGTGAAATTTTAGTAAGTTTAACTAAAAATTATAAAGATATAGAGAGTTTTTATAGTTTCTTAACACTTGGGGCTGGAGAAATGAGTGAAGGTGAGGGTGTAAATTTGCTAAGTATTCACGCAAGTAAGGGCTTGGAATTTGCTCAAGTTTTTGTAGTAGATCTTGCGCAAAACCGTTTTCCAAATTTAAAGCTTATGGCAAGTGGCGGTAGCTTAGAAGAAGAAAGAAGGCTTTTTTATGTAGCTGTTACAAGGGCTAGGGATGAGCTTATTTTAAGCTATGCAAAATATGATAAAATAAGAAAAATTGAGTATAAACCAAGCCAGTTCTTAATAGAGGCTGGAATGATAAAAGAACAAATTATATAAAATAAAAAAATGAGCAAAAATTAAAATAAATAATAGAGTCAAGAAAATTTAAAATTTAAAAAGATTATATTGAAAAAGAAGTCAAAGATAATTATTTGTAAAAATAATAATAAAATTAAAAATTATATTACTTAATTATGGTTTAAAAGTGGATATTTATCTAAATTTGTAAAATATCAATAATGAAAGTAGCAAAGATATAAATTTTAATAAAAAATTCTTTCTAAATAAAGAGCATTTGGAGAGGCTGGAATTCGTGTAATTGGCTTTTCTAAGCTAAATTTTTGGTTTGAAATTTGCTCTTTTAGGGCATTTGCTACCATTAAGCGAACTTGCGATCTTAAAAAGCCATTTGCTTGAAATTTAATAATCGTAAAATTTTTATATGAAAACGCATAAGCTTTATAAATTTCTCTAACGCTATCTTTTATATCGCTTCCTGTTTTCATAAACTCTTTAAAATCGTGTTTTCCAATAAATTTACTAAGACTTAA from Campylobacter ureolyticus includes:
- a CDS encoding ATP-dependent helicase translates to MPLSKLNNDQLAAATAPLGRNLVIASAGTGKTSTIVARIAHLLNNGVNPKKILLLTFTNKASKEMIARLERYFDKKITADIIAGTFHSVSYTLLRSLGKNVVLKQPSELKILLKSLVDKRKFSNISDIKPYSGAYLYDIYSLFQNKIIDGNFYNWFVENYGEQSVYAEIYEDVLNEFEEEKEKFGYVDFNDLLLKMKRELKKGAPLNFSEILVDEYQDTNSLQGSLIDSFNTKSLFCVGDYDQSIYAFNGANIDIIASFKTRYENAKIYALNVNYRSTKGILALANKVIENNPRLYEKHLSVNRDGEFKNPRLLVFDEIYTQYSKIADMIKSSKFEKTNIAVIFRNNSSADGIEASLRERGIASKRKGGISFFENREIKSLINFIGILINPKDIMAFMQIFEYAKGVGTAVSKEVYDALNSLGKGNIIRGFLNPDKEAKIYEAKKKNYQLGLFDDLDIFDEVSRFDEVKINQNFIKNPVLKYAKLSNSAAYMLSEIYNLLLKTTNINSSREILKDIVYSNAFAIIVDDIATKRATLKSGKVDEELKKENIQKIYQKCEILVSLTKNYKDIESFYSFLTLGAGEMSEGEGVNLLSIHASKGLEFAQVFVVDLAQNRFPNLKLMASGGSLEEERRLFYVAVTRARDELILSYAKYDKIRKIEYKPSQFLIEAGMIKEQII